The Podospora pseudocomata strain CBS 415.72m chromosome 3, whole genome shotgun sequence genome window below encodes:
- the TUB1_2 gene encoding alpha-tubulin (COG:Z; EggNog:ENOG503NVD8) codes for MREIISLNVGQAGCQIANSCWELYCLEHGIQPDGYLTEERKAADPDHGFSTFFSETAGNGKYVPRTIYCDLEPNVVDEVRTGAYRGLFHPEHMITGKEDASNNYARGHYTVGKELIDQVLDKVRRVADNCSGLQGFLVFHSFGGGTGSGFGALLMERLSVDYGKKSKLEFCVYPAPQTATSVVEPYNSILTTHTTLEHADCSFMVDNEAIYDICRRNLGLERPNYENLNRLIAQVVSSITASLRFDGSLNVDLNEFQTNLVPYPRIHFPLVAYAPVISAAKAAHEANSVQEMTMSCFEPNNQMVKCDPRNGKYMATCLLYRGDVVPNDAHAAVATLKTKRTIQFVDWCPTGFKLGICYQPPHQVPNGDLAKVNRAVCMLSNTTAIAEAWSALSHKFDLMYSKRAFVHWYVGEGMEEGEFSEAREDLAALERDYEEVAADSMEGEDVEAEY; via the exons ATGCGTGAGATTATCAGCTTGAAcg TCGGCCAGGCCGGTTGCCAGATCGCCAACTCCTGCTGGGAG CTGTACTGCCTTGAGCACGGCATCCAG CCCGATGGATACCTCACTGAGGAGCGCAAGGCTGCTGACCCCGACCATGGCTTCAGCACTTTCTTCTCTGAGACTG CAGGAAATGGCAAATATGTTCCCCGGACAATCTACTGCGATCTCGAGCCCAACGTCGTCGATGAGGTCCGCACTGGTGCCTACCGtggcctcttccaccccgagCACATGATTACCGGAAAGGAGGACGCCTCCAACAACTATGCCCGCGGTCACTACACTGTCGGCAAGGAGCTTATTGATCAGGTGCTCGACAAGGTCCGCCGCGTGGCCGATAACTGCAGTGGTCTTCAGGGTTTCCTCGTTTTCCACTCCTTCGGTGGTGGTACCGGTTCCGGTTTCGGTGCTCTGTTGATGGAGCGCCTCTCGGTTGACTATGGCAAGAAGTCAAAGCTCGAGTTCTGCGTCTATCCTGCCCCCCAGACCGCTACCTCTGTTGTTGAGCCTTACAACTCtattctcaccacccacactACCCTTGAGCACGCCGACTGCTCCTTCATGGTCGACAACGAGGCTATCTACGATATCTGCCGTCGCAACCTTGGTCTCGAGCGCCCCAACTATGAGAACCTGAACCGTCTCATTGCTCAGG TCGTTTCTTCTATTACTGCCTCGCTCCGTTTCGATGGCTCCTTGAACGTCGATCTCAACGAGTTCCAGACCAACTTGGTCCCCTACCCCCGCATTCACTTCCCTTTGGTTGCTTATGCCCCCGTCATCTCGGCCGCCAAGGCTGCCCACGAGGCCAACAGCGTCCAGGAGATGACCATGTCTTGCTTCGAGCCCAACAATCAGATGGTTAAATGCGACCCCCGCAATGGCAAGTACATGGCTACCTGCTTGTTGTACCGCGGTGACGTCGTCCCCAACGACGCCCACGCTGCCGTTGCCACCCTCAAGACCAAGCGCACCATCCAGTTCGTCGACTGGTGCCCTACCGGTTTCAAGCTTGGTATCTGCTACCAGCCCCCCCACCAGGTGCCCAACGGCGATCTGGCCAAGGTTAACCGTGCTGT CTGCATGCtttccaacaccaccgccattgCCGAGGCCTGGTCCGCTCTCTCTCACAAGTTCGATCTCATGTACTCCAAGCGCGCCTTCGTCCACTGGTATGTTGGTGAGGGtatggaggagggtgagttCTCGGAGGCTCGCGAGGATCTTGCTGCTCTTGAGCGCGATtacgaggaggttgctgcCGATTCgatggagggtgaggatgtcgaggCCGAGTACTAA
- a CDS encoding hypothetical protein (COG:T; COG:U; EggNog:ENOG503NY8Z) → MAESSSAAAADAGAPNLNLTPEEKRVYGQLFRAADTENVGVVTGEVAVKFFEKTRLDSRILGEIWQIADKENRGFLTPAGFGIVLRLIGHAQAGREPTPELALQQGPIPRFDGFTPTPAPIPPPPALQAQATGAPGPIRIPPLTPEKVAQYAGLFERQPLQAGGMLPGDQAKQIFEKSGLPNEVLGRIWMLADTEQRGALVLTEFVIAMHLLSSMKTGALRGLPNILPAALYEAATRRAPVGASIPRQQSPTTATPPISAVPRQLTGPAPLQQMRTGSPLGRPPIVAQTTGDWLVTPQDKARFDQLYEELDKSKKGFITGEEAVGFFSQSNLSEDALAQIWDLADINSAGRLTRDEFAVAMYLIRQQRTKPGAHTLPTTLPANLIPPSMRAQVVRPPTATGASAFDAPPRPQPKPSALEDLFGLDDPQPPAPAQVALATGGSAGGDPFATSMSPVAPTSPARPSPNTSTFKPFVPSSSFGRGLTTQPTGGSNASAAGSVTSLPMRPPAPSFEDDLLGDAEPEVSKNLSSETTELANLSNQIGSLTKQVQDVQGQRAATQNELSQSSIQKKNFEQRLAQLRAMYEKEAQDVRSLETQLTASKNETKKLQTEFAMIDASYQDIQNQHRTVVAALQADQQENASLKERIRAVNAEIAQLKPQVEKLKSEARQQKGLVAINKKQLATNEGERDKLKTEVEELTKSNEELARQANSSSPGLAQVGSPALSTTSANNPFFRRTGSTDITGAFASPPIRSFSNQSFDDVFGPSLNVRDTSTPPPQPASAIPAQFTGTSTGSGSFATPGSSSPNVSRQATVATDSPTVPEPRQINSTFLPFPEPTDSLSTSRQASPALSRPETHQESQPIRAASPIEALKTGQSFASGSGSDRPRAPSVASDKPSNVFGSVSEETIQRPATSGNVDPFAVDQQKAKEDFESAFASFKQAKAAAPASSGADATKAFSTFNNEFPPISELERDDESDSESERGGFDDDFAPVSPATKPVEKSIESRSASPTITTKSAPDAAAAAGSSQSPAPEQQAASEKPATATTASSTNLTKLSSSNVDDIFGSALAAQPAAAATNNRPSTATAPAPKGAFDDLDDDFEGLEDAKEGSADDDFANISRSGLDDFNPVFDSSPPPSQPKSDSAATSGAFGGESSFDFASLSTTSAANSTAGPVSASGPGKAKGDAHDWDAIFAGLDETPTASSVTLASGNENAKEAPARPAAGRALTEEGEHDDPLLKNLTSMGYSRTDALAALEKYDYNLERAANYLASQS, encoded by the exons ATGGCCGAATCATCttctgccgctgccgccgatGCCG GGGCACcgaacctcaacctcacaccGGAAGAGAAACGAGTCTACGGCCAGCTGTTCCGAGCAGCTGATACAGAAAATGTTGGAGTTGTCACCGGAGAAGTTGCTGTCAAATTCTTTGAGAAGACAAGGCTAGATTCGAGAATCTTGGGCGAG ATTTGGCAAATTGCGGATAAAGAAAACAGAGGCTTCCTCACCCCGGCTGGGTTTGGCATCGTCTTGAGGCTCATTGGGCATGCGCAGGCCGGCCGGGAACCAACTCCCGAGCTGGCTCTTCAGCAAGGTCCTATTCCACGATTCGATGGCTTCACACCGACCCCTGCCCCTATTCCACCGCCGCCCGCGCTTCAGGCCCAGGCCACGGGCGCCCCAGGTCCCATTCGCATCCCACCGCTGACTCCGGAGAAGGTTGCCCAGTATGCTGGCTTGTTCGAGAGACAGCCTCTTCAGGCTGGCGGTATGCTTCCTGGAGACCAGGCCAAGCAAATCTTTGAGAAGTCTGGTCTTCCCAACGAGGTCCTGGGTCGTATCTGGATGCTTGCCGACACCGAACAGCGCGGCGCCCTCGTCTTGACCGAATTCGTTATCGCCATGCACTTGCTTTCTTCCATGAAGACTGGTGCGTTGCGCGGCTTGCCCAACATCCTGCCTGCGGCCCTTTACGAGGCGGCCACTCGCCGTGCACCGGTTGGCGCAAGCATCCCCAGACAACAGTCCCCCACAACGGCTACACCACCCATCTCGGCTGTCCCACGACAGCTCACCGGCCCAGCGCCCTTGCAGCAGATGCGCACCGGAAGTCCCCTTGGCCGCCCCCCGATTGTTGCGCAAACGACTGGAGACTGGCTGGTTACTCCACAGGACAAGGCTCGGTTTGATCAACTGTACGAGGAGCTCGACAAGTCAAAGAAGGGGTTCATTACTGGTGAAGAAGCTGTCGGGTTTTTCAGTCAGTCAAATCTTTCCGAGGATGCTCTGGCACAGATTTGGGATCTGGCCGATATCAACTCTGCGGGCCGCTTGACCAGGGATGAGTTCGCCGTCGCCATGTATCTTATCCGACAGCAACGCACCAAGCCAGGCGCCCATACTTTGCcgaccaccctccccgccaacctcatcccaccGAGCATGCGGGCGCAGGTTGTTAGACCCCCAACAGCCACCGGCGCTTCAGCTTTTGACGCACCCCCACGACCTCAGCCAAAGCCATCTGCGCTCGAAGACTTGTTTGGGCTGGATGATCCTCAgccgccagcgccagctCAGGTGGCTTTGGCTACAGGCGGATCGGCTGGTGGTGATCCCTTCGCTACTAGCATGAGCCCTGTTGCCCCTACGTCACCAGCCAGACCGTCTCCCAACACCTCGACATTCAAGCCTTTTGTtccgtcctcttcctttgGCCGCGGCCTTACCACACAGCCTACCGGTGGTTCCAATGCGTCCGCTGCAGGTTCCGTGACTAGTCTCCCGATGAGACCTCCTGCTCCCTCCTTTGAAGACGACCtgcttggtgatgccgaGCCCGAGGTTAGCAAGAACTTGTCGAGCGAGACTACTGAGCTTGCCAACCTGTCCAACCAGATTGGTTCTTTGACCAAGCAAGTGCAGGATGTGCAGGGTCAACGTGCGGCTACCCAGAATGAGCTCAGCCAGTCCAGcatccagaagaagaacTTTGAGCAGCGTCTGGCTCAGCTGCGCGCCATGTACGAGAAGGAAGCGCAGGATGTCCGGTCGCTCGAGACGCAGCTTACAGCCTCCAAGAATgagaccaagaagctccAGACCGAGTTTGCCATGATTGATGCTAGCTATCAAGACATCCAGAACCAGCACCGAACCGTTGTGGCGGCCCTGCAGGCGGATCAACAGGAAAACGCAAGCCTTAAGGAGCGGATCCGGGCAGTGAATGCCGAGATTGCGCAGCTGAAGCCTcaggtcgagaagctcaagtcCGAGGCCAGACAGCAAAAGGGGCTTGTCGCTATCAACAAGAAGCAGCTCGCCACCAACGAGGGTGAACGGGACAAGCTGAAgacggaggtggaggagcttACCAAGAGCAACGAGGAGCTTGCCCGCCAGGCCAACAGCAGTTCGCCTGGTTTGGCTCAAGTCGGAAGCCCGGCCCTTTCCACCACGAGCGCTAATAACCCTTTCTTCCGGAGGACGGGAAGCACCGATATCACCGGGGCTTTTGCCTCGCCCCCCATTCGGTCCTTTAGCAACCAGAGCTTCGATGATGTCTTTGGGCCCAGTCTGAACGTCCGTGATACGagcacccctccccctcagcccGCCAGTGCTATTCCAGCACAATTCACCGGAACCTCCACTGGCAGCGGATCGTTTGCGACACCTGGCTCGAGCAGCCCTAATGTTAGCCGCCAAGCCACCGTCGCGACCGACTCACCTACAGTCCCGGAACCTAGGCAGATCAACTCTACCTTTCTGCCATTTCCCGAACCCACCGACTCCCTGAGCACCTCCCGCCAGGCTTCGCCGGCCTTGAGCCGCCCCGAGACTCACCAGGAGTCCCAACCCATCAGGGCTGCTTCGCCTATTGAGGCTCTCAAGACGGGACAGAGCTTTGCCTCTGGCTCCGGCTCCGACCGGCCAAGAGCCCCCTCGGTCGCTTCGGATAAGCCTTCCAACGTCTTTGGTTCTGTTTCCGAAGAGACGATCCAGCGTCCCGCCACCAGTGGTAACGTGGACCCCTTCGCCGTGGACCAacaaaaggccaaggaggactTTGAGTCGGCCTTTGCCAGCTTCAAacaggccaaggctgccgcccccgcctcctcgggCGCGGATGCGACTAAGGCATTCTCAACCTTCAACAACGAGTTCCCTCCCATCTCGGAACTCGAGCGTGACGACGAGTCGGACAGTGAGAGTGAGCGCGGCGGGTTCGACGATGACTTTGCGCCTGTTTCGCCGGCCACCAAGCCGGTCGAGAAGAGCATCGAGTCTCGATCTGCCTCCCCaactatcaccaccaagtcTGCACCAGACGCTGCTGCGGCCGCGGGATCCTCCCAGAGCCCAGCTCCTGAGCAGCAAGCTGCGAG CGAGAAACCTGCCACCGCCACTACGGCCTCGTCCACTAACCTGACCAAGCTCTCCAGCTCGAATGTAGACGACATCTTTGGCTCAGCTCTCGCAGCCCagcctgctgccgctgcaACGAACAACCGCCCGAGCACTGCGACTGCTCCTGCGCCCAAGGGTGCGTTTGACGATCTTGATGACGATTTCGAGGGTCTCGAGGATGCCAAGGAGGGTTCTGCCGACGATGACTTTGCCAACATCTCCCGGTCCGGTCTCGACGACTTCAACCCCGTCTTTGACAGCAGCCCGCCGCCAAGCCAGCCCAAGAGCGACTCGGCCGCCACCAGCGGagcctttggtggtgagagcaGCTTCGACTTCGCCTCACTATCGACCACTTCGGCCGCCAACAGCACGGCTGGTCCCGTGTCTGCTTCGGGCCCTGGCAAAGCCAAGGGTGATGCCCACGACTGGGATGCCATTTTTGCCGGTCTAGATGAGACCCCCACTGCATCGTCAGTGACGCTGGCCAGTGGCAACGAAAACGCCAAGGAGGCTCCGGCAAGGCCGGCTGCTGGGAGGGCgctgacggaggagggggagcacgATGATCCGCTCCTGAAGAACCTCACGAGTATGGGGTACTCCCGGACGGATGCGCTAGCGGCGCTGGAGAAGTATGATTACAATTTGGAGAGG GCTGCGAATTATCTTGCCAGTCAGTCTTAG
- the DPH3 gene encoding Diphthamide biosynthesis protein 3 (EggNog:ENOG503P6N3; COG:S), whose protein sequence is MADDDEQLSIYDEVEIEDMTFDEALQTYHYPCPCGDKFEIALCDLQDGADIAVCPSCSLMIRVIFEVEDLPGGGGKGVEGGKAVAVSA, encoded by the coding sequence atggccgacgacgacgagcagCTCTCCATCTACGACGAGGTTGAGATCGAGGACATGACGTTTGACGAGGCGCTGCAGACGTACCACTACCCGTGTCCTTGCGGCGACAAGTTTGAGATTGCGCTTTGCGACTTGCAGGACGGGGCGGACATTGCTGTCTGTCCGAGTTGCAGCTTGATGATTAGGGTTATttttgaggtggaggatttgcccgggggaggagggaagggggttgagggggggaaggCGGTGGCTGTTTCGGCTTAG